A single genomic interval of Vibrio maritimus harbors:
- a CDS encoding efflux RND transporter periplasmic adaptor subunit — translation MKTHLRALTLAAAIGVALTGCSPEPEKTVEAPVIRPVKTVVIGLENQSMIREFPARVLASDRADMAFRVAGKVNSIPVKEGDNVKKGTVLATLDDTNFKLAVRDTRATLQRTQADFKRAQELIKDNFISQKDFEQLRANLTRAKAAYDKANTELSYTKLLAPFDGFVAQRDIQNFENVEAKQVVFTFQNLNTLELKFNVPEKLVRQIRDEQAEDPVEIPVFAYFDVAREKPYPVTVTEVSSKADSDTQTFEVTVSMEAPTDQNILPGMTGYVTADFSKLQETSGSIQVPATAVVSDNAHNATVWVVQEDNTVAPKPVEVSTMSGDRITILSGLEMGERIVTVGVPFLIEGMEVSLMPEIDQAQ, via the coding sequence ATGAAAACTCATTTACGTGCTCTTACTCTGGCAGCAGCGATTGGCGTTGCTTTGACCGGTTGTAGCCCAGAGCCTGAAAAAACAGTCGAAGCGCCTGTAATTAGGCCAGTTAAAACTGTCGTTATCGGTTTAGAAAACCAAAGTATGATCCGCGAATTTCCAGCGCGTGTGCTAGCTTCGGATCGTGCAGATATGGCTTTCCGTGTCGCTGGCAAAGTAAACAGTATTCCTGTGAAAGAAGGGGACAACGTCAAGAAAGGGACTGTCCTCGCTACACTGGACGACACAAACTTCAAACTTGCCGTTCGCGATACGCGCGCAACCTTGCAAAGAACTCAAGCTGACTTCAAACGTGCGCAAGAGTTGATTAAAGATAACTTCATCTCTCAGAAAGACTTTGAGCAGTTGCGTGCTAACTTAACGCGAGCAAAAGCAGCTTACGATAAAGCCAACACTGAGCTTAGCTACACCAAACTTTTAGCGCCTTTTGACGGTTTCGTCGCTCAGCGTGATATTCAAAACTTCGAAAACGTTGAAGCGAAACAAGTGGTGTTTACATTCCAGAACCTAAACACCCTTGAACTGAAGTTCAATGTTCCTGAGAAACTTGTGCGTCAGATTCGCGATGAGCAAGCAGAGGATCCTGTTGAGATACCGGTTTTTGCTTATTTCGACGTTGCTCGTGAAAAGCCATACCCAGTAACAGTCACTGAAGTATCCTCAAAAGCAGATTCAGATACTCAGACGTTTGAAGTAACGGTTTCTATGGAAGCGCCAACAGACCAGAACATTCTTCCAGGAATGACAGGCTATGTAACGGCGGACTTCTCTAAGTTGCAAGAGACTTCAGGTTCAATTCAGGTACCCGCAACCGCTGTAGTTAGCGACAACGCTCACAATGCGACAGTCTGGGTAGTACAAGAAGATAATACTGTTGCACCAAAGCCTGTTGAAGTATCAACCATGTCTGGGGATCGCATCACAATTCTTTCTGGCCTAGAGATGGGCGAGCGCATTGTAACGGTTGGTGTGCCATTCCTTATTGAAGGCATGGAAGTCAGCTTGATGCCAGAGATCGATCAAGCGCAATAA
- a CDS encoding cytochrome-c peroxidase: MALVSPIPPVQLTPNELAIAKLGMQLFLDPNLSSNGRVSCESCHHIFTNGAEDIKVSKGVKGNGVRNSPTVFNIAHNSRFFWDGRASSLESQMDGPVHNPLEMNTNWQKISDYVSSVSDYKDKFSKHFEGKINEANIKASLKSFMVALDTPDAPFDQYLDGNKSALPAAAQNGWKKFQDLGCVICHQGTNVGGNLFQKFGNVNSTGELEKDLGRYNVTGIESDKGVFRVPSLRNVANTAPYFHDGRAQTLESAIVTMARVQLGRDLDATTILELTAFLNALTAPPPPILEELLP; this comes from the coding sequence ATGGCACTTGTTTCCCCCATTCCTCCTGTGCAGTTAACGCCTAATGAACTCGCTATTGCCAAGTTAGGTATGCAGCTATTTCTTGATCCTAACCTTTCCTCTAATGGACGCGTAAGCTGTGAGTCGTGCCATCACATTTTTACCAACGGTGCGGAAGATATTAAGGTATCTAAAGGCGTGAAGGGCAATGGAGTAAGGAATTCTCCTACAGTATTTAACATCGCCCACAATTCACGTTTTTTCTGGGATGGTCGTGCATCAAGCCTGGAATCACAGATGGATGGTCCGGTACACAACCCGCTTGAAATGAATACCAACTGGCAAAAGATTAGCGACTATGTATCGTCAGTATCGGACTACAAAGATAAATTCTCGAAACACTTTGAAGGCAAGATCAACGAGGCAAATATAAAAGCCTCCCTCAAATCCTTTATGGTGGCGCTAGACACACCCGATGCGCCATTCGACCAATATTTGGATGGAAACAAAAGCGCATTACCTGCAGCAGCACAGAACGGCTGGAAAAAGTTCCAGGATCTCGGTTGTGTTATTTGCCATCAAGGTACCAATGTAGGTGGTAACCTGTTTCAAAAATTTGGCAACGTAAACAGCACTGGCGAGCTAGAGAAAGACCTCGGTCGTTACAACGTCACAGGCATCGAGTCAGACAAAGGCGTGTTTCGCGTTCCCAGCCTAAGAAACGTCGCCAATACCGCCCCTTACTTTCATGACGGCAGAGCTCAAACCTTAGAATCGGCCATAGTTACCATGGCTAGAGTGCAACTCGGTCGCGACCTCGATGCGACAACCATCCTTGAGCTCACTGCATTTCTCAATGCTCTTACCGCACCACCGCCTCCCATTCTTGAGGAGCTTTTACCATGA
- a CDS encoding PAS domain-containing hybrid sensor histidine kinase/response regulator yields the protein MSHRILSRRRVEALYQLAIVLSAIWLIISVANSRVSDAYQKSYLNLSHNITRSLEDIYSFEYNSNKTYDTFSNELVDIELKANHLYDNLTLNQKSYVDWLSPVPNEAVLFGRHIKNEILGFTQRLERLLSAKVSFEYSTNTLQELKNELLSTTLSEQDKLRIYQYFDNRIGRQDLPSDIKTHNVVMAIDSYIKLNNRVGAEIDQDKQALLNSEIHTLLNDVNTYWLDRSSSQQRNVIISGVLLFLFLAGYIYWRQWIQQYREAKLNRELFTKEKERSHLALVVEHASDAIIITDKSGHISWANPAFERLSGFQLDEVIGQKPGSFLQGEETSKEEVQRISASLRKGNAVQSELINYHKNGTPYWIDIAITPIKTLSNQVEQFIAVERDSSERKRLESDLRLAVENADASNRAKSTFLATMSHELRTPLNGILGMAQILESSVTQEQHKQQLHILLESGNHLLSLLNDILDISKIEEGKLELESIDFAVEELCSPIVSTYSSICREKGIGFELDNRLDKGKSYRGDKSRIRQVIFNLLGNAVKFTASGHIKVTLTGETKTDHSEQLTISVEDTGVGIPEERLKSIFDPFTQAEASTTRKFGGTGLGLAIVKKLAKIMGGDATVTSTVGKGSTFTVSFKLEHAEPVQAETKANVSLDDQALAQSLKILLVEDNKVNALVAKTFCKKQGHDVEVAENGQVAVDKVKENSYDLIIMDNHMPVMDGIEATRIIREELKSETVIFGCTADVFKEAHDNFVAAGANHILTKPLQKESFIDALQRYRHLLVMPPKTESNSSVVELIRHDLTQPDLPTATEAELRMESIQDGNPITYEQVAEFKDIGEEHLNRIISNYSAKDIKLLNETLEIILQQCRPISLHRVVDKIEQLQSTLELDKLPALEEVQSLINLVEVNIHEAIRILDKNTQQTDKAKLKSSNIST from the coding sequence ATGAGCCATAGAATACTATCCAGAAGGCGCGTCGAGGCGCTCTACCAGCTTGCCATCGTGCTATCCGCTATTTGGTTGATCATAAGTGTCGCCAACAGCCGAGTTAGTGATGCATACCAGAAATCTTACCTAAACCTATCACACAACATTACCCGCTCTCTCGAAGACATATACTCTTTTGAGTACAACAGTAATAAAACCTACGACACCTTCTCGAATGAGTTGGTGGATATTGAGCTTAAAGCCAATCATCTCTATGACAACCTAACACTCAATCAAAAGAGTTACGTCGATTGGCTCAGCCCCGTTCCCAATGAAGCAGTATTGTTCGGTCGACACATCAAAAATGAAATTCTTGGTTTTACTCAACGTCTTGAAAGACTTCTTAGTGCGAAAGTATCCTTTGAATACTCAACGAACACGCTTCAAGAGCTTAAAAACGAACTTCTCTCCACGACGCTTTCAGAGCAAGACAAGCTTCGCATCTACCAGTACTTTGATAACCGCATTGGCCGCCAAGATCTACCCTCTGATATCAAAACACATAATGTGGTTATGGCGATAGATAGCTATATCAAGCTCAACAACCGCGTTGGTGCGGAGATAGACCAAGACAAGCAAGCACTATTAAATAGTGAGATACACACTTTACTTAACGATGTGAATACCTATTGGTTAGACCGCTCTTCCAGCCAACAACGAAATGTCATTATCTCCGGAGTACTACTGTTTCTTTTTCTAGCGGGCTACATATACTGGCGTCAGTGGATACAGCAGTACAGAGAAGCCAAACTCAATCGTGAACTGTTTACCAAAGAAAAAGAGCGCTCGCATCTGGCATTAGTGGTCGAGCACGCAAGTGACGCTATCATTATCACAGATAAGTCAGGTCATATTTCTTGGGCAAACCCTGCGTTCGAGCGCTTGTCAGGCTTTCAACTAGATGAAGTCATTGGTCAAAAGCCGGGCAGTTTCCTACAGGGAGAAGAAACGTCAAAAGAGGAAGTTCAACGCATATCTGCGAGCTTAAGAAAAGGTAATGCCGTTCAGTCAGAACTCATCAACTACCATAAAAACGGAACCCCTTATTGGATAGATATTGCAATCACCCCAATTAAAACCTTGAGTAATCAAGTTGAACAATTCATAGCAGTAGAGAGAGATAGCAGCGAAAGAAAACGTCTTGAAAGTGACTTAAGACTCGCGGTCGAAAACGCAGATGCTTCTAATCGAGCTAAATCTACTTTTCTCGCTACGATGAGCCACGAACTGAGGACGCCACTAAATGGCATCCTTGGGATGGCTCAAATTCTCGAATCCTCTGTCACGCAAGAACAGCACAAACAGCAGTTACATATACTGCTTGAATCAGGTAATCATCTATTGTCACTCCTCAACGACATACTCGATATTTCAAAAATAGAGGAAGGTAAACTCGAGCTGGAATCAATTGACTTCGCCGTAGAAGAACTCTGCTCACCCATTGTCAGCACTTACTCTTCAATCTGCCGAGAAAAAGGCATTGGGTTTGAGCTTGATAATCGACTCGATAAAGGAAAGAGCTACCGCGGCGACAAATCTCGAATTCGACAAGTCATATTTAATTTGTTGGGCAACGCCGTCAAATTCACTGCCTCCGGCCATATTAAAGTGACGCTCACAGGCGAAACAAAGACCGATCATTCAGAACAACTTACTATCTCTGTAGAAGACACTGGCGTCGGCATTCCAGAAGAAAGATTGAAAAGCATATTTGATCCATTTACTCAGGCAGAAGCATCAACGACAAGGAAGTTTGGTGGAACGGGTCTAGGTCTCGCAATCGTTAAAAAGCTCGCGAAAATCATGGGAGGCGACGCAACCGTAACCAGCACCGTAGGCAAAGGAAGTACTTTTACCGTCTCATTCAAGCTAGAGCACGCCGAGCCTGTTCAGGCAGAAACAAAAGCCAATGTATCACTTGATGACCAAGCGCTCGCGCAATCCCTGAAGATTCTATTAGTCGAAGACAATAAAGTTAACGCACTGGTCGCTAAAACATTCTGTAAAAAACAAGGACATGATGTAGAAGTTGCCGAAAATGGACAAGTTGCCGTTGATAAGGTTAAGGAAAACTCATACGACCTCATCATTATGGACAATCATATGCCTGTTATGGATGGCATAGAAGCAACGCGAATTATCCGTGAAGAACTCAAATCAGAAACCGTAATTTTTGGTTGTACTGCCGATGTCTTTAAAGAAGCACACGATAACTTTGTTGCCGCTGGCGCTAATCATATTTTGACTAAACCCCTGCAAAAAGAGAGTTTTATTGATGCACTTCAGCGCTATCGCCACCTTTTAGTTATGCCACCTAAAACGGAGTCTAATTCAAGTGTCGTTGAGCTTATTAGACATGATTTAACGCAGCCAGATCTGCCAACCGCTACAGAAGCCGAACTGCGAATGGAATCGATTCAAGATGGAAATCCAATCACTTATGAGCAAGTCGCCGAGTTTAAGGATATTGGGGAAGAGCACTTGAATCGGATCATTTCCAATTACTCAGCAAAAGATATAAAACTGCTCAATGAAACGCTGGAAATCATTTTGCAACAGTGCCGCCCGATCTCTCTACATCGAGTGGTAGACAAAATCGAGCAACTTCAGAGCACTTTAGAATTGGACAAATTACCGGCTTTGGAGGAAGTCCAATCTCTAATAAACCTCGTAGAAGTCAATATTCATGAAGCGATCAGAATATTAGACAAAAACACACAACAAACCGACAAGGCTAAGCTAAAGTCATCTAATATATCTACATAG
- a CDS encoding efflux RND transporter permease subunit: MNLGEYSVKNKVNSWLLVLLMTIGGILAYFEMGKLEDPAFTIKEAKIITTYPGASPQEVYDEVTYHIEDAVRLLGQVKRIKRSVTREGLSDITIEFKDEYTSAEMPGIYDELRRKIADNKHKLPPGAGEPQIIDDFADVYGGFMALNGEGYTYRELKDVADNLKKQLVLVPGVRKVSIDGDQKEVVYVQMSRTKMAELGIDMATIENLLQSQNLVSDSGRFRVGPEYIRIEPTGSFKHVSEIEDLLISSNDKKLIRLGDIAKVTREYDDQPSKLIYFNGKPSLTVGISMLSGRNVVEVGALIEDKLASLENQIPLGMNLDIIYNQPQEVDQSVAGFVTNTVEALIIVVVVLLAFMGLRVGLIIGAVLMITVAGTLALMHLYGIELQRISLGALIIALGMLVDNAIVVAEGMMIRIKRGMPAMKAAGEVVGANGWALLGGTAVGILAFAAIGMSQSNTGEFTRSLFYVILISLSLSWVTAVSTTPLLCALLLKKDDKKEGEEEKDPYAGAGFVIYKGILKFALKQRVLTIGVILAMFVSAVWGFGFVKNAFFPNANTPMFFVDIWEVEGTDIHQTRDDTLKVAEFIRGQEGVEWTATFIGGGASRFSLVYTPQDSTKAYGQIIVRTENREMIADLQTKIDQFMTDNIESIEPKIKSLRIGPGRDSKIEARFAGPDPEVLRDLSSQAEAIMHADPGAKEVRNDWRQPVKLIKPIFNEQVARQLGVTRTELTASLRAASEGTQVGIYRDGVRLLPIYFRADASERQDVSQLMDAQVYSPVLERTVPIAQVVVGFETVWEDAMIRGRDRLTTIIASANPTGELAAPLFERLKPQIEAIELPPGYTMDWGGEYEDSAEAQGALFSAIPVSFIMMIIVVVLLFGKVRQPLIIWITVPLAIIGITAGLLLLDGAFDFMALLGALSLIGLLIKNAIVLLEEIDMQAEEKPIYDAIIDSSISRMRPVMLAACTTILGMIPLLSDVFFVNMSITVMFGLGFATVLTLVFIPVMYAILFKAKNPA, from the coding sequence ATGAATTTAGGTGAGTATTCAGTTAAGAATAAAGTCAACAGTTGGCTATTAGTCCTGTTGATGACCATTGGCGGTATCTTAGCCTACTTTGAGATGGGTAAACTTGAGGATCCAGCGTTTACTATCAAAGAAGCCAAGATTATTACCACTTATCCAGGCGCTTCGCCTCAGGAAGTGTACGATGAGGTAACGTATCACATCGAAGATGCGGTACGTTTGCTTGGTCAAGTTAAGCGCATCAAGCGCTCAGTGACTCGTGAAGGTCTCTCGGACATTACCATCGAATTTAAAGATGAGTATACCTCTGCCGAAATGCCGGGCATTTATGATGAACTTCGTCGTAAGATCGCTGATAACAAGCATAAACTGCCTCCAGGTGCAGGTGAGCCGCAAATTATCGATGATTTTGCCGACGTTTACGGTGGTTTCATGGCGCTTAACGGCGAAGGGTATACTTATCGAGAGCTAAAAGATGTTGCTGACAATCTTAAGAAGCAGCTTGTTCTCGTCCCTGGTGTGCGTAAAGTCTCAATCGATGGCGACCAAAAAGAAGTGGTTTACGTGCAGATGTCTCGCACGAAAATGGCTGAACTTGGCATCGATATGGCGACGATTGAAAATCTCCTTCAATCTCAGAACTTGGTATCTGATTCAGGTCGATTCCGCGTTGGTCCAGAGTACATTCGTATCGAGCCAACGGGCTCGTTCAAGCATGTAAGTGAAATCGAAGATCTGCTTATCTCAAGTAACGATAAGAAGCTCATTCGCCTCGGTGATATTGCTAAAGTTACACGTGAGTATGACGACCAACCAAGCAAACTTATCTACTTTAACGGTAAGCCGTCATTGACCGTTGGTATCTCAATGCTAAGCGGCCGTAACGTAGTCGAAGTAGGCGCATTGATCGAAGACAAGCTAGCGAGCTTGGAAAACCAGATCCCGCTTGGGATGAACCTAGACATCATCTACAACCAGCCTCAAGAAGTCGATCAATCGGTAGCAGGTTTTGTGACCAATACGGTTGAGGCTCTAATTATCGTAGTTGTGGTACTTCTTGCCTTTATGGGACTTCGTGTAGGTCTTATCATCGGTGCAGTACTGATGATTACCGTAGCAGGTACGCTGGCGCTAATGCATCTGTATGGCATTGAACTGCAACGTATCTCGCTTGGTGCATTGATCATTGCTCTCGGGATGCTGGTGGATAACGCCATCGTTGTCGCCGAAGGTATGATGATACGGATCAAGCGTGGTATGCCTGCCATGAAAGCGGCCGGTGAAGTGGTTGGTGCGAATGGTTGGGCGCTACTCGGCGGTACTGCGGTTGGTATCCTTGCGTTCGCGGCGATTGGTATGTCGCAGAGTAACACAGGTGAGTTCACTCGTTCTCTATTCTACGTAATCCTCATTTCGCTGTCTTTAAGTTGGGTAACGGCGGTATCTACAACACCACTGTTGTGTGCGCTGCTACTCAAGAAAGATGATAAGAAAGAAGGGGAAGAGGAAAAAGATCCTTACGCTGGTGCTGGTTTTGTTATCTACAAAGGCATTCTTAAGTTCGCACTCAAGCAGCGTGTGCTAACTATAGGCGTCATCCTTGCGATGTTCGTGTCTGCCGTTTGGGGCTTTGGTTTCGTTAAGAATGCCTTCTTCCCGAATGCGAATACGCCGATGTTCTTCGTAGATATCTGGGAAGTTGAAGGAACGGACATTCATCAAACCCGCGACGATACTCTCAAAGTTGCTGAGTTTATTCGTGGACAAGAAGGTGTTGAATGGACAGCGACCTTTATTGGTGGTGGTGCATCTCGTTTCTCGCTGGTATATACACCACAAGACTCAACTAAAGCTTATGGGCAGATCATTGTTCGTACCGAAAACCGTGAGATGATCGCGGATCTTCAAACGAAAATTGATCAGTTCATGACGGACAACATTGAAAGTATCGAGCCGAAGATTAAGAGTCTTCGTATCGGTCCTGGACGTGACTCTAAGATCGAAGCTCGCTTTGCAGGTCCGGATCCTGAAGTTCTGCGTGACTTATCGTCTCAGGCTGAAGCGATTATGCATGCGGATCCTGGCGCGAAAGAAGTACGTAATGACTGGCGTCAACCAGTTAAGCTCATCAAGCCTATCTTTAACGAACAGGTAGCACGCCAGTTAGGTGTGACGAGAACTGAGCTTACTGCGTCACTGCGTGCGGCTAGTGAGGGTACTCAAGTCGGTATCTATCGCGATGGTGTGCGTTTGTTGCCAATCTACTTCCGAGCGGATGCAAGTGAGCGTCAAGACGTATCTCAGTTGATGGATGCCCAAGTATACAGTCCTGTACTTGAACGCACGGTTCCAATCGCTCAGGTAGTCGTTGGTTTTGAGACGGTTTGGGAAGATGCCATGATTCGTGGTCGTGATCGACTCACAACCATCATTGCATCAGCTAACCCAACCGGTGAGCTAGCAGCACCGCTGTTCGAGCGATTGAAACCTCAAATTGAAGCGATCGAGCTACCACCAGGCTACACGATGGACTGGGGTGGTGAGTATGAAGACTCTGCAGAAGCACAAGGCGCACTATTTAGCGCAATTCCTGTGTCATTCATCATGATGATCATTGTTGTCGTGTTGCTATTCGGTAAGGTTCGTCAGCCACTGATTATCTGGATCACGGTGCCACTTGCGATTATCGGTATCACAGCGGGTCTACTGTTACTTGATGGGGCTTTCGACTTTATGGCGCTACTGGGTGCGTTGAGTCTGATAGGTCTGTTGATTAAGAATGCGATCGTACTCCTCGAAGAAATCGACATGCAGGCAGAAGAGAAACCTATCTACGATGCGATTATTGATTCTTCGATCTCTCGTATGCGACCGGTTATGCTGGCGGCATGTACAACGATCTTAGGTATGATCCCTCTGCTAAGCGATGTGTTCTTCGTAAACATGTCCATTACGGTGATGTTTGGTCTTGGCTTCGCGACCGTTCTAACACTGGTGTTTATCCCAGTTATGTACGCGATTCTGTTCAAGGCTAAGAACCCAGCCTAA